A window of Diabrotica virgifera virgifera chromosome 9, PGI_DIABVI_V3a contains these coding sequences:
- the LOC126892847 gene encoding uncharacterized protein LOC126892847 has translation MPKSNGVQNIKAKKQKVEKVSVLEQLLSKPQAVDLTLENQELLDFFNTPFDVETSSSTSQPQPQARSMPNLQMLQCQPQLPQQTNQPQLPQQPQLSHQLQQPQENYEARFASIVKTMKQTDKKIQGIYQDTLHKILNKIARSNTELPIKFRSWELIEYSTLNNSTRHTWPVKTTTKLESLRNIVVAFHDGRKGKMLKDMSKFDHCNLRNIRMFLNSERYPYQNLNLDFVSNRFATFYEMFANFQESYYSRTPLLESLL, from the exons ATGCCAAAAAGTAACGGAGTACAAAACATAAAAGCGAAAAAACAAAAAGTAGAAAAAGTTTCGGTGCTGGAGCAACTTTTAAGTAAACCACAAGCT GTTGACCTGACCCTGGAAAATCAGGAGCTGCTGGACTTTTTTAATACGCCATTTGACGTGGAGACATCCTCCTCCACGTCCCAGCCTCAACCTCAAGCAAGGTCTATGCCGAATCTACAAATGCTCCAGTGTCAACCGCAGCTACCCCAACAAACCAACCAACCGCAGCTACCCCAACAACCGCAGCTATCTCACCAACTTCAGCAACCTCAAGAAAACTATGAAGCTCGGTTTGCTTCAATAGTGAAAACTATGAAGCAAACCGACAAAAAAATTCAAGGAATATACCAAGATACATTACACAAGATACTAAACAAAATAGCTCGTAGTAATACGGAACTACCTATAAAATTTAGAAGTTGGGAATTAATTGAATATTCCACTTTAAATAATTCGACACGTCATACTTGGCCAGTAAAAACAACTACAAAATTAGAAAGTCTTCGGAATATTGTAGTAGCTTTCCATGATGGTCGAAAAGGAAAAATGCTGAAAGATATGAGTAAATTTGATCACTGCAATTTAAGAAATATTCGTATGTTCCTTAATTCTGAACGATATCCTTATCAAAATCTCAACTTAGACTTTGTCAGTAACCGCTTTGCAACATTTTATGAGATGTTTGCTAATTTCCAAGAATCTTATTACAGTCGAACCcccttattagaatccctgttatag